A window of the Hordeum vulgare subsp. vulgare chromosome 5H, MorexV3_pseudomolecules_assembly, whole genome shotgun sequence genome harbors these coding sequences:
- the LOC123398444 gene encoding peroxidase 50-like produces the protein MTLHLCTTYNIPAPPTQAIRQRSKMSRSWSCMALLVVALSAQLGASDLSTGYYSRSCPNLESIVRGVVTQKMDDNIRTIGSTIRLFFHDCFVEGCDASVLIRSTPGNPTEMDADDNKSLAFEGYETVRIAKVAVEAACPDLVSCADILTIATRDAIALSGGPFYPVELGRLDGLSSTASSVAGKLPQATSTLNEMVAMFRAHGLTMSDIVALSAAHTVGLAHCGKFRDRVYGSPADATLNPKYAAFLRTKCPADGSSDPPVLMDQATPALFDNQYYRNLQDGGGLLASDQLLYNDNRTRPLVNSWANSTAAFSRGFVDAIVKLGRVGVKSGSDGNIRKQCDVFN, from the exons ATGACCCTTCATTTGTGCACCACCTACAACATTCCTGCACCACCTACACAGGCCATCAGGCAGAGAAGTAAGATGTCCCGGTCCTGGTCGTGCATGGCGCTGCTCGTCGTCGCCCTCTCCGCGCAGCTCGGCGCGTCCGACCTGTCGACGGGCTACTACAGCAGAAGCTGCCCCAACCTGGAGAGCATCGTGCGCGGCGTGGTGACGCAGAAGATGGACGACAACATCCGCACCATCGGCTCCACCATCCGCCTCTTCTTCCACGACTGCTTCGTCGAG GGTTGCGACGCGTCGGTGCTGATCCGGTCGACGCCGGGGAACCCGACGGAGATGGACGCCGACGACAACAAGTCCCTGGCGTTCGAGGGCTACGAGACGGTGAGGATCGCCAAGGTGGCCGTGGAGGCCGCGTGCCCCGACCTGGTCTCCTGCGCCGACATACTCACCATCGCCACACGAGACGCCATCGCCCTG AGCGGCGGGCCGTTCTACCCGGTGGAGCTGGGGAGGCTGGACGGGCTGAGCTCCACGGCCAGCAGCGTGGCCGGCAAGCTGCCGCAGGCCACCAGCACCCTCAACGAGATGGTCGCCATGTTCAGAGCGCACGGGCTCACCATGTCCGACATCGTCGCCCTCTCAG CGGCGCACACCGTGGGGCTCGCGCACTGCGGCAAGTTCAGGGACCGGGTGTACGGCAGCCCGGCGGACGCGACGCTGAACCCCAAGTACGCGGCGTTCCTGAGGACCAAGTGCCCCGCCGACGGCTCGTCGGACCCGCCGGTGCTCATGGACCAAGCCACGCCGGCGCTCTTCGACAACCAGTACTACCGGAACCTGCAGGACGGCGGCGGCCTGCTCGCCTCCGACCAGCTCCTCTACAACGACAACCGCACGCGCCCCCTCGTCAACTCGTGGGCCAACAGCACGGCCGCCTTCAGCCGGGGCTTCGTCGACGCCATCGTcaagctcggccgcgtcggggttAAGTCTGGCAGCGACGGGAACATACGCAAGCAGTGCGACGTCTTCAACTGA